In Risungbinella massiliensis, a single window of DNA contains:
- a CDS encoding helix-turn-helix domain-containing protein, with protein MNSYSINQLGRAFRKKREEMGVKLEELVEKGISAGTISNFENSKKKVHPNKIIRLFAKIGIERDQLPYLVEQEEEAPFIEKLEIDLMAIESAMDLVEVKQSHKKLIEIKEMNPPIRFQPLIEYLLGKACYKKEKWSKAQQYYLQAIQLMEENPSLQETNIASLAYYGLARSSYRENDLSQALQFIKLGLESFDENGERDHLKYQLLLSKAIYLEKLEQNEEAMDVLSELWNYMERIDTEIALNMYQLTASLYIKSKRDHKALPYILKGIDIARRNENYDRSFELWTTLGTAYLNSEKLDQAKACFEIASKLECKIRRKYLSVQNDIQLGQLYMKEGEFEKAREVLDEAIKKGKKENDAHLLFKALDTSGDCYLQLQELPQALENFERALEIGQKHNFLVLQRELALKLALLYEKRDLFKFQKYSTLHFRLSVQLAQNGGEITMQANENLQYLLNERMAVADPPEP; from the coding sequence ATGAATAGCTATTCTATCAATCAACTTGGACGAGCCTTTCGTAAAAAACGAGAGGAGATGGGGGTAAAGCTAGAGGAGCTAGTAGAAAAAGGAATATCTGCTGGCACCATCTCCAATTTTGAAAACAGCAAAAAGAAGGTGCATCCAAACAAGATCATCCGCCTCTTTGCCAAGATCGGCATTGAGCGTGATCAACTACCCTATCTAGTAGAACAAGAAGAGGAAGCGCCATTTATTGAGAAACTAGAGATCGATTTGATGGCCATCGAGAGTGCAATGGATCTAGTCGAGGTCAAACAATCTCATAAAAAGTTGATCGAGATCAAAGAGATGAATCCTCCCATTCGATTTCAGCCACTGATTGAGTATCTTCTAGGCAAAGCGTGCTATAAGAAAGAGAAATGGAGCAAGGCCCAACAGTATTATCTACAAGCGATTCAACTGATGGAGGAAAATCCGAGTTTACAGGAAACAAATATAGCCTCCCTTGCTTATTACGGACTTGCTCGCTCCTCTTACCGAGAAAATGATTTATCCCAAGCATTACAGTTTATAAAACTTGGGCTCGAATCATTTGATGAAAATGGGGAACGTGATCATCTAAAGTACCAACTACTCCTAAGTAAAGCGATCTATCTAGAAAAATTAGAACAAAACGAAGAAGCCATGGATGTACTGAGTGAATTGTGGAACTATATGGAACGGATTGATACAGAGATAGCACTAAACATGTATCAACTTACTGCCAGCTTATATATTAAGAGCAAACGAGATCACAAAGCTTTACCTTATATCTTAAAAGGGATTGATATTGCTAGACGAAATGAGAACTATGATCGAAGCTTTGAACTCTGGACTACTTTGGGAACTGCATATTTAAATTCCGAAAAACTAGATCAAGCCAAAGCTTGTTTTGAAATCGCTTCCAAGTTGGAATGCAAAATACGCCGAAAATACTTATCTGTACAAAACGATATCCAGTTAGGACAACTGTATATGAAAGAAGGAGAGTTTGAAAAAGCACGAGAGGTACTTGATGAAGCTATCAAGAAAGGGAAAAAGGAGAACGATGCTCATCTTCTTTTTAAAGCGTTAGATACTTCGGGAGACTGCTACTTACAACTCCAAGAGTTACCGCAAGCTCTAGAAAACTTTGAGCGAGCACTAGAAATTGGTCAGAAGCATAATTTTCTGGTACTGCAAAGAGAGTTGGCCCTAAAATTGGCCCTATTGTATGAAAAGAGGGACTTATTTAAATTCCAAAAATACTCTACCCTGCATTTTCGACTTAGTGTACAATTAGCGCAAAATGGGGGTGAAATTACAATGCAAGCAAATGAAAACCTTCAGTATCTATTGAACGAGAGAATGGCAGTGGCTGATCCTCCAGAGCCATAG